In Thermoanaerobaculales bacterium, one DNA window encodes the following:
- a CDS encoding sulfatase-like hydrolase/transferase — protein sequence MRPPTRGATAALGAALVLAAAAATAAEPPRAARHRPDLLLITIDTLRPDALGWIGHSNDTPAIDALAARGFRFPRAVTPVPLTLPAHASIMTGLVPRRHGIRDNGQTFGAEDATLAESLHAAGWTTAAFVSGFPLQRLFGLDRGFDHYDDTLPEGREGWRERIATDTTDAALAWIRAAREPWFVWVHYYDPHYPYEPPRAFWGPGERGAYLGEVRFTDLAIERLWDGLPPDARARALVVLTADHGEALGDHAEKRHGYFIYDATMTVPLVLVQEGVIAPGESPAAANLVDIAPTILELVGLPRLVDIDGVSLTGQLRGERSPLPPAYLETQLPWIFFGWSPLRAIRQHDWKLIDAPRPELYHLGSDPSEEVNLIGQQPGQARRLRALLDDAERKPAATPSVVTDDEALARLQALGYVGAGGSAGAAPTGLPDPKDRIELRDRLQEGEQLLEAGRFNEAVRLFDQVLEVEPDSRFALLRSGIALLKSGQADEAVVRLSASTRLDPDRAEAHYALADALMRTGQPGRAATHWREVTRLQPRRAEAWFNLGVAATQSGDPGQALSAHRGAVELEPDNPVMLTALARAEAAAGTDAAAIANLDRVRAIVSDDSFGEAALLGLLYARNGRTGEASPWLRRAAPGQPEFAEARLELARIEAAAGRGGPARAALDEALAADPTLRAAAASDPALAPLLAAPR from the coding sequence GTGCGGCCGCCCACTAGGGGCGCCACCGCAGCGCTCGGCGCAGCGCTGGTGCTGGCGGCCGCCGCGGCGACGGCCGCCGAGCCGCCGCGGGCGGCCCGCCACCGGCCCGACCTGCTGCTGATCACCATCGACACCCTGCGGCCGGACGCCCTGGGGTGGATCGGTCACAGCAACGACACACCGGCGATCGACGCCCTTGCTGCCCGCGGCTTCCGCTTCCCGCGGGCGGTGACCCCGGTGCCGCTCACTCTGCCGGCGCACGCCTCGATCATGACCGGCTTGGTGCCGCGCCGGCACGGCATCCGGGACAACGGCCAGACATTCGGTGCTGAGGACGCGACGCTCGCCGAGTCGCTCCATGCGGCAGGGTGGACGACCGCCGCCTTCGTGAGCGGCTTCCCGCTGCAGCGCCTGTTCGGGCTGGACCGCGGCTTCGACCACTACGACGACACTCTTCCCGAGGGGCGAGAGGGCTGGCGCGAGCGCATCGCGACCGACACCACGGACGCCGCCCTGGCGTGGATCCGCGCGGCTCGCGAGCCGTGGTTCGTGTGGGTTCACTACTACGACCCCCACTACCCCTACGAGCCTCCCCGCGCGTTCTGGGGCCCCGGCGAGCGCGGAGCCTACCTGGGCGAGGTCCGCTTCACGGACCTCGCGATCGAGCGCCTGTGGGATGGGCTCCCGCCTGATGCCAGGGCACGGGCACTGGTCGTGCTGACGGCCGATCACGGCGAGGCGCTCGGCGACCATGCCGAGAAGCGGCACGGCTACTTCATCTACGACGCCACGATGACGGTGCCGTTGGTGCTCGTTCAGGAGGGCGTCATCGCGCCGGGCGAGAGCCCGGCGGCCGCCAACCTGGTCGACATCGCGCCGACGATCCTCGAGCTCGTCGGCCTCCCGCGCCTCGTCGACATCGACGGCGTCAGCCTCACCGGCCAGCTCCGGGGCGAGCGGTCTCCTCTCCCACCGGCCTACCTCGAAACCCAGCTGCCGTGGATCTTCTTCGGCTGGTCGCCGTTGCGTGCGATCCGCCAGCACGACTGGAAGCTGATCGACGCTCCGCGCCCCGAGCTCTATCACCTCGGAAGCGACCCGAGCGAGGAGGTCAACCTCATCGGCCAGCAGCCCGGCCAGGCGCGGCGGCTGCGCGCCCTGCTCGACGACGCCGAGCGCAAGCCCGCGGCCACGCCCTCCGTGGTGACCGACGACGAGGCCCTCGCCCGCCTCCAGGCGCTCGGCTACGTCGGGGCCGGCGGCAGTGCCGGGGCGGCGCCGACGGGGCTGCCCGATCCGAAGGACCGCATCGAGCTCCGCGATCGCCTCCAGGAGGGCGAGCAGCTGCTCGAGGCAGGGCGGTTCAACGAGGCGGTGCGGTTGTTCGATCAGGTCCTCGAAGTCGAGCCTGACAGCCGATTCGCGCTGCTGCGCTCCGGCATCGCCCTGCTCAAGAGCGGGCAGGCCGACGAGGCGGTGGTCCGCCTGTCGGCGTCGACCAGGCTCGATCCTGACCGCGCCGAGGCCCACTACGCCCTCGCCGACGCCCTGATGCGGACCGGGCAGCCAGGCCGTGCGGCGACCCACTGGCGCGAGGTCACGCGGCTGCAGCCGCGCCGGGCGGAAGCGTGGTTCAACCTCGGCGTCGCCGCCACCCAGTCCGGTGACCCTGGTCAGGCGCTGTCCGCCCATCGCGGCGCGGTCGAGCTCGAGCCCGACAACCCGGTGATGCTGACCGCCCTGGCCCGAGCCGAGGCGGCCGCGGGGACGGACGCAGCGGCGATCGCGAACCTCGACCGGGTGCGGGCGATCGTCAGCGACGACAGCTTCGGCGAGGCCGCGCTGCTCGGCCTGTTGTACGCGCGCAACGGCCGCACCGGCGAGGCGTCACCATGGCTTCGCCGGGCGGCCCCCGGCCAGCCCGAGTTCGCGGAGGCCAGGCTCGAGCTGGCGAGGATCGAGGCGGCGGCCGGCCGCGGCGGGCCGGCGCGAGCCGCACTGGACGAGGCGCTGGCCGCCGACCCCACCCTCCGGGCCGCCGCCGCCTCTGACCCCGCGCTCGCGCCGCTGCTGGCCGCCCCCCGCTGA
- a CDS encoding C69 family dipeptidase, whose translation MIVTRRMAACSTLLVVALLADPRPAAACTNFLITKGASADGSVMITYAADSHEFYGELSYSPPGVHPPGAMREVIEWDTGKYLGQIRQAPVTYSVVGNMNSHQVAVGETTFGGREELAGSGLVDYGSLMFIALERATTAREAIRVIADVVAEYGYASSGESLSISDANEAWIFEIIGKGKDDPGAVWVARRVPDGYISAHANQARIRQFPLDDPESCLYAPDVISFAREKGYFDGPDDAFSFADTYAPLTFGGLRFCEARVWCMFHRAAPSLGISPAWAGGDATAEPLPLWVKPDRKLGVRDVMRLMRDHYEDTPFDMSKDVGAGPFALPYRWRPMTWKVDDVEYLFERAVSTQQTGFSFVAQSRSWLPDAIGGVFWFGVDDTASTVYFPVYCSVREVPAAFAMGNGSLTDFTWDSGFWVFNWVANFAYSRYSDMIEDVQAVQQELEGRYLTDQPEIEAAALALHERSPRLAVDYLTDYSVRLGEELHRRWRSLGEQLLVKYLDGNVKSPTGEVTHPSYPESWYRRIATELGDRAQVKPLPGEQPEGH comes from the coding sequence ATGATCGTGACTCGACGGATGGCGGCCTGCTCGACACTGCTGGTCGTGGCGCTGCTCGCGGACCCGCGCCCGGCCGCCGCGTGCACCAACTTCCTGATCACCAAGGGCGCCTCGGCCGACGGCTCGGTGATGATCACGTACGCCGCCGACTCCCACGAGTTCTACGGCGAGCTCAGCTACTCCCCGCCCGGCGTCCACCCGCCGGGCGCGATGCGCGAGGTCATCGAGTGGGACACCGGCAAGTACCTGGGCCAGATCCGCCAGGCCCCGGTCACCTACTCGGTGGTCGGCAACATGAACTCACACCAGGTGGCGGTCGGCGAGACGACGTTCGGCGGCCGCGAGGAGCTCGCGGGCTCGGGGCTCGTCGACTACGGCAGCCTGATGTTCATCGCGCTCGAGCGCGCGACGACGGCGCGGGAGGCGATCCGGGTGATCGCCGACGTGGTCGCCGAGTACGGCTATGCCTCGAGCGGCGAGTCGCTCTCGATCTCCGACGCGAACGAGGCGTGGATCTTCGAGATCATCGGCAAGGGCAAGGACGACCCGGGGGCGGTCTGGGTGGCGCGCCGGGTCCCCGACGGCTACATCTCGGCCCACGCCAATCAGGCGCGGATCCGCCAGTTCCCGCTCGACGACCCGGAGAGCTGCCTGTACGCGCCGGACGTCATCTCGTTCGCCAGGGAGAAGGGCTACTTCGACGGGCCGGACGACGCGTTCAGCTTTGCCGACACCTACGCGCCGCTCACCTTCGGCGGCCTGCGCTTCTGCGAGGCCAGGGTTTGGTGCATGTTCCACCGGGCGGCGCCGTCGCTCGGCATCTCGCCGGCCTGGGCCGGCGGCGACGCCACCGCCGAGCCGCTGCCGCTGTGGGTCAAGCCCGACCGCAAGCTCGGCGTGCGGGACGTCATGCGCCTGATGCGTGACCACTACGAGGACACCCCGTTCGACATGAGCAAAGACGTCGGTGCCGGCCCCTTCGCCCTGCCCTACCGCTGGCGGCCGATGACCTGGAAGGTGGACGACGTCGAGTACCTCTTCGAGCGCGCGGTGTCGACCCAACAGACCGGGTTCTCGTTCGTGGCCCAGTCCCGCTCGTGGCTGCCGGACGCGATCGGCGGCGTGTTCTGGTTCGGGGTTGACGACACCGCGAGCACGGTCTACTTCCCGGTCTACTGCAGCGTGCGCGAGGTGCCGGCCGCCTTTGCCATGGGCAACGGCTCGCTCACCGACTTCACCTGGGACTCGGGCTTCTGGGTCTTCAACTGGGTCGCCAACTTCGCCTACTCGCGGTACTCGGACATGATAGAGGACGTGCAGGCGGTGCAGCAGGAGCTGGAGGGCCGCTACCTCACCGACCAGCCGGAGATCGAGGCCGCCGCGCTCGCGCTCCACGAGCGCTCGCCGCGGCTGGCCGTCGACTACCTGACCGACTACAGCGTGCGCCTCGGCGAGGAGCTCCACCGCCGCTGGCGATCACTCGGCGAGCAGCTGCTGGTCAAGTACCTCGACGGCAACGTCAAGTCCCCGACCGGCGAGGTCACCCACCCCAGCTACCCCGAGAGCTGGTACCGGCGCATCGCCACGGAGCTGGGCGATCGCGCGCAGGTCAAGCCGCTGCCCGGCGAGCAGCCCGAGGGCCACTGA
- a CDS encoding dodecin family protein gives MSVAKITEISASSPTSFEDAIAKGIDRANKTLDKVKGAWVKELKVDVDNGKITAYRVIMRVTFILKD, from the coding sequence ATGTCCGTCGCCAAGATCACCGAGATCTCGGCCTCCTCGCCGACCAGCTTCGAGGATGCCATCGCCAAGGGCATCGACCGCGCCAACAAGACCCTCGACAAGGTCAAGGGCGCCTGGGTCAAGGAGCTCAAGGTGGACGTTGACAACGGCAAGATCACGGCCTACCGCGTGATCATGAGGGTCACCTTCATCCTCAAGGACTGA
- a CDS encoding LEA type 2 family protein, with amino-acid sequence MKDGRGWMHDVGWSRRRAAVGAALGALLVAAMGCSSLTPMEPLGVNLVNLDVQEITLFEATMVAKVRISNPNPAPLQFSGAALKLLLDDRKIGTAMTPEAFSVEGFTSTVIDMTVHVNTASAIARIPKLIEKKSVTYGVRGSLYSESSFGMRKHAVERSGSLDLATLEEDERVETAPPAPS; translated from the coding sequence GTGAAGGACGGGAGAGGCTGGATGCACGACGTTGGCTGGTCTCGCCGACGGGCGGCTGTTGGCGCCGCTCTGGGCGCACTCCTGGTGGCTGCGATGGGATGCTCGTCGCTCACGCCGATGGAGCCGCTGGGGGTCAACCTCGTCAATCTCGACGTCCAGGAGATCACCCTGTTCGAGGCGACCATGGTGGCAAAGGTGCGGATCAGCAACCCCAACCCGGCGCCTCTCCAGTTCAGCGGTGCTGCGCTCAAGCTGCTGCTCGACGACCGCAAGATCGGCACCGCCATGACCCCCGAGGCCTTTTCGGTCGAAGGCTTCACCTCGACCGTGATCGACATGACGGTGCACGTCAACACCGCCTCGGCGATCGCCAGGATCCCGAAGCTGATCGAGAAGAAGTCGGTGACCTACGGCGTCCGCGGATCGCTGTACAGCGAAAGCTCGTTCGGCATGCGCAAGCACGCGGTGGAGCGCTCCGGCTCCCTCGACCTCGCGACGCTCGAGGAGGATGAGCGCGTGGAGACCGCGCCGCCCGCGCCGTCGTGA
- a CDS encoding YbaY family lipoprotein produces MKHSRQALGSGFLLLAVAAGCARAPSQEAGPAAVAAREPAAEPRHPGLDLAGTEWVVSSVAGVAADADARPTVAFDGEGRVAGSAGCNRYGGRYALDGEVIAVGHLGATQMMCPPEQMEREVQFLDALSRAERAGIRDGALVLTSGEPSQELVLVRADPAPIVAGAVLYRERIALPPDAALTVRLLDVSRPGGTRAVLAEQRVAPTGQVPIPFEIAYDPALIHETMSCALDARIEAGGALLFLSSQPIPVITRGHPARDLEVLVERAAR; encoded by the coding sequence ATGAAGCACTCGCGCCAGGCCCTGGGATCGGGCTTTCTCCTGTTGGCGGTGGCGGCCGGCTGCGCACGGGCGCCCAGCCAGGAGGCCGGGCCTGCGGCGGTGGCCGCTCGCGAGCCGGCGGCAGAGCCCCGGCACCCGGGCCTCGACCTCGCCGGCACCGAGTGGGTCGTGTCGAGTGTCGCCGGCGTGGCCGCTGATGCCGACGCCCGCCCCACCGTGGCCTTCGACGGCGAGGGCAGGGTCGCCGGCAGCGCGGGCTGCAACCGCTACGGCGGCAGGTATGCGCTCGATGGCGAGGTGATCGCCGTCGGCCACCTCGGGGCGACCCAGATGATGTGCCCGCCCGAGCAGATGGAGCGCGAGGTGCAGTTTCTCGACGCGCTGAGTCGGGCGGAGCGTGCCGGTATTCGCGATGGTGCCTTGGTGTTGACCTCCGGCGAGCCGTCCCAGGAGCTGGTGCTGGTCAGGGCGGACCCGGCGCCGATCGTGGCGGGCGCCGTGCTGTACCGGGAGCGGATCGCGCTGCCGCCGGACGCCGCCTTGACGGTGCGGCTCCTCGACGTGTCCCGCCCGGGCGGGACGCGGGCGGTGCTCGCCGAGCAGCGGGTCGCACCGACCGGACAGGTCCCGATTCCGTTCGAGATCGCGTACGACCCCGCCCTCATCCACGAGACGATGAGCTGCGCGCTCGACGCGAGGATCGAGGCTGGCGGCGCTCTGCTGTTCCTCTCGAGCCAGCCCATCCCGGTGATCACGCGCGGCCACCCGGCGCGCGACCTGGAGGTCCTGGTGGAGCGTGCCGCCCGCTGA
- a CDS encoding UvrD-helicase domain-containing protein has translation MPLLADLHIHSRFSRATSRELSFPTLHRAALEKGLALVGTGDFTHSGWMAEIREQLEPAEPGLFRLRADLARAAEAGLPAACAGEVRFVLSVEISNIYKQGDRVRKNHNLVLMPSLEAAQRFRATIAAIGNLDSDGRPILGLDARDLLEITLSTDPLAFLIPAHIWTPWFSMLGSKSGFDSVAECFGDLAGEVFAAETGLSSDPPMNWRVSELDRLTLVSNSDAHSLGSLGREANLLDIEPGFAALRRALQGRDGFLGTVEFYPEEGKYHLDGHRACGVRLEPEETRRLGGRCPQCGGVLTVGVLSRVISLADRRSGFRPADAPAFQRLVPLDQTVAQVADGSPSSRRVREEIARLLSLVGPELFVLREAPIDDIARVAGAAVAEAIRRVRCGELSIAAGFDGEFGSVQIFAPAERDALFGQLALPGAPGLSRSPSPVAPPARAWNAGSAPEEDLRPRADAQDSGRAPFGELDAQQRAAVETPGGPLLIVAGPGTGKTRTAVARIAHQVRSRTVRPDQVLALAFTNQAADELSARILREVPGAAAGAPLVTTFHGLGLRLLAGMSGREPRLIGDEQRLELVQRAAGGGIPERVARAILGRISLSKQSCDPWEVLSSDQELLPVIASYQEALDERGVLDVDDLVLRPYQMLATDPPAATRLASRWAVICVDEYQDVNDVQAGLIGLLAPSGAGLCAIGDPDQAIYGFRGARPGHFLRFADTFDGTTVVRLDTSYRLTDQILEAARSVLGGESSLRAPCHGAPVEVVACPTAASEAEQLVVRIERIVGGTSHFAVDSGRASEAEQSGVGFGEIAVLCRTRAQRPPLLEALDRAGIPCRAVGEDEPHDPRSQKVAVMTMHAAKGREFEAVFVTGVEEGLLPLERDGGRSDPEEERRLLYVAMTRARRLLVLSHATHRTLWGVRLPGRPSPLLAALPDTVHRSSPSLPRGEAPSRQLKLF, from the coding sequence GTGCCGCTCCTCGCCGACCTCCACATCCACTCCCGCTTCTCCCGCGCCACCAGCCGCGAGCTGAGCTTCCCGACGCTCCATCGGGCGGCGCTCGAGAAGGGCCTCGCGCTGGTCGGCACCGGCGATTTCACCCACTCCGGGTGGATGGCGGAGATCCGCGAGCAGCTCGAGCCGGCCGAGCCGGGGCTCTTCCGGCTCAGGGCCGACCTCGCGCGCGCGGCCGAGGCCGGCCTCCCCGCCGCCTGCGCCGGCGAGGTCCGGTTCGTGCTCTCGGTCGAGATCAGCAACATCTACAAGCAGGGCGACCGCGTCCGCAAGAACCACAACCTGGTCCTCATGCCGTCGCTGGAGGCAGCCCAGCGGTTCCGAGCCACGATCGCCGCCATCGGCAACCTGGACTCGGACGGGCGTCCGATCCTCGGGCTCGACGCCCGCGACCTGCTCGAGATCACCCTCTCGACCGACCCCCTTGCCTTCCTGATCCCCGCCCACATCTGGACCCCATGGTTCTCGATGCTCGGCTCGAAGTCCGGCTTCGACTCGGTCGCGGAGTGCTTCGGCGACCTCGCCGGCGAGGTCTTCGCCGCCGAGACCGGCCTGTCCTCGGACCCGCCCATGAACTGGCGCGTCAGCGAGCTCGACCGGTTGACCCTGGTCTCCAACTCCGATGCCCATTCGCTGGGCTCGCTCGGGCGGGAGGCCAACCTGCTCGACATCGAGCCGGGCTTCGCGGCGCTGCGGCGGGCGCTGCAGGGCCGCGATGGCTTTCTCGGCACGGTCGAGTTCTATCCGGAGGAGGGCAAGTACCACCTCGACGGACACCGCGCCTGCGGCGTCCGGCTCGAGCCCGAGGAGACCCGCCGCCTCGGCGGCCGCTGCCCGCAGTGTGGAGGCGTCCTCACGGTCGGGGTGTTGAGCCGCGTGATCTCACTCGCCGACCGGCGCAGCGGGTTCCGGCCCGCCGACGCGCCGGCCTTCCAGCGGCTGGTGCCGCTCGACCAGACTGTGGCGCAGGTCGCCGACGGCAGCCCCTCCAGTCGGAGGGTCCGCGAGGAGATCGCACGGCTGCTGTCCCTGGTCGGCCCCGAGCTGTTCGTGCTGCGCGAAGCGCCGATCGACGACATCGCCCGGGTCGCCGGGGCGGCCGTCGCCGAGGCCATCCGCCGGGTCCGCTGCGGCGAGCTGTCCATCGCCGCCGGCTTCGACGGCGAGTTCGGGTCGGTGCAGATCTTCGCCCCCGCCGAACGCGACGCGCTGTTCGGCCAGCTCGCCCTGCCCGGTGCGCCCGGTCTCTCGCGGTCGCCGTCCCCGGTCGCCCCGCCGGCGCGCGCGTGGAACGCAGGCAGCGCCCCCGAGGAGGATCTCCGGCCACGCGCGGATGCCCAGGACAGCGGGCGAGCGCCGTTCGGCGAGCTCGACGCGCAGCAGCGGGCGGCGGTCGAGACCCCCGGCGGACCACTGCTGATCGTGGCCGGTCCCGGAACCGGGAAGACCCGGACCGCCGTCGCGCGGATCGCGCACCAGGTGCGCAGCCGCACGGTCCGTCCGGACCAGGTGCTCGCCCTGGCCTTCACCAACCAGGCGGCTGACGAGCTCTCGGCGCGGATCCTCCGCGAGGTGCCGGGGGCGGCCGCCGGCGCGCCGCTGGTCACCACCTTCCACGGGCTCGGACTGCGCCTGCTCGCCGGCATGTCGGGCCGCGAGCCGCGCCTGATCGGTGACGAGCAACGGCTCGAGCTGGTCCAGCGGGCGGCCGGGGGCGGCATCCCCGAGCGAGTCGCCCGCGCCATCCTCGGGCGGATCAGCCTGTCCAAGCAGTCGTGCGACCCGTGGGAGGTGCTGTCCTCCGACCAGGAACTGCTGCCGGTCATCGCCTCCTACCAGGAGGCGCTCGACGAGCGCGGCGTGCTCGACGTCGACGACCTGGTGCTGCGGCCCTACCAGATGCTCGCCACGGACCCCCCCGCCGCGACCCGGCTGGCGTCGCGTTGGGCCGTGATCTGCGTCGACGAGTACCAGGACGTCAACGACGTGCAGGCGGGGCTGATCGGGCTGCTCGCGCCGTCCGGGGCCGGCCTGTGCGCGATCGGCGATCCCGACCAGGCGATCTACGGGTTCCGCGGCGCGCGCCCAGGCCATTTCCTCCGCTTCGCCGACACCTTCGACGGGACCACGGTGGTGCGCCTCGACACCAGCTATCGGCTGACCGATCAGATCCTGGAGGCCGCCCGCTCGGTGCTCGGCGGCGAGAGCTCGCTGCGCGCGCCGTGTCACGGCGCACCGGTCGAGGTCGTGGCCTGTCCGACCGCGGCCAGCGAGGCCGAGCAGCTGGTGGTGCGCATCGAGCGCATCGTCGGCGGCACCAGCCACTTCGCCGTCGACAGCGGCCGCGCCAGCGAGGCCGAGCAGAGCGGCGTGGGCTTCGGCGAGATCGCGGTGCTGTGCCGGACCCGGGCCCAGCGGCCGCCGCTGCTCGAGGCGCTCGACCGCGCCGGCATCCCGTGCCGCGCGGTCGGCGAGGACGAGCCCCACGACCCGCGGTCACAGAAGGTGGCGGTGATGACCATGCACGCCGCGAAGGGCCGCGAGTTCGAGGCGGTGTTCGTCACCGGCGTCGAGGAGGGGCTGCTGCCGCTCGAGCGCGATGGGGGGCGCAGCGATCCCGAGGAGGAGCGACGGCTGCTCTACGTCGCCATGACCCGGGCCCGCCGGCTGCTGGTGCTCAGCCACGCCACCCACCGCACCCTGTGGGGGGTGCGCCTGCCCGGGCGCCCGTCTCCGCTGCTGGCAGCTCTCCCGGACACGGTGCACCGCTCGTCGCCGTCGCTGCCCCGCGGCGAGGCTCCCTCGCGCCAGCTGAAGCTGTTCTGA
- a CDS encoding PAS domain S-box protein — translation MDAASPVSDLRVLQKPEWTDVRLGADFRVTVRLIGDDIVHSEQHGSIGLSDLKALLRLIEDVVREHVGTRRRHVHIADYTGLKGASFESRRFFIEYMGKSRNLVGVIFFGVSPTLKLSIKLGRRLHLIHTNFEIVDTFDEALERAHQLLLAAPAAVPAGPTAISAEPQETDWTYEHQGFRVRWELVEDRVVHGVASGTLRSEHIDPLFAVTDRAVAHAQRFAPSPAVVLDITEVEGVSVAGRRRFVDALREWRERRALSLFAVYGANPRLKGAIAISRPFLPFPLTLTRDLESALKLVPERRPQRPPEATARDEERRPRATLRATEQHIDDFLRFLGNINWERDGVDWWQDEVPRDHPLGPLFDAITLLKADVDHLLSERRRAEEALRESTDRYRTILENIADGYYEIDPEGRLSFCNDAMLDILGLERDQVHRLSPTVFMDSDRADRMVAAFRRVWATGQPTTALACELSRPDGRRIAVEVSISLVHDREGEPVGFRGIVRDVTERAAAELDRARLESQLRQAQRMEAVGTLAGGIAHNFNNLLMGIQGNVSLVRKDIDPRHPHHHRLETIETLVRGGSKLTRELLGFARAGRYEVRAIDVNDLVRQTADTFATARREVRVHLDLSKELVRVRADRGQLEQVLLNLFINAAEAMPGGGDLYLATQTTSHLALQGRPYAVRPGSYVELVVRDTGIGMTPETQRRIFEPFFTTKGMSGGTGLGLSSVYGAVKAHDGYIDVVSAAGLGSTFTVYLPLTDEDAVAAEDTQGEIVLGRGTVLLVDDDAAVLEACGAILAHLEYTPLRAASGREAVEIFRERWQEIDLVILDMVLPDIGGGEVYDALRAIDPEVKVLLASGYSLGGAAQAILERGCNDFIQKPFTIGQLSQKIGAVIGESVLG, via the coding sequence ATGGACGCGGCCTCACCTGTCAGCGATCTGCGAGTTCTGCAGAAGCCCGAGTGGACGGACGTCCGCCTGGGAGCCGACTTTCGCGTCACCGTGCGACTGATCGGCGACGACATCGTCCACTCCGAGCAGCACGGCAGCATCGGCCTGTCCGACCTCAAGGCCCTGTTGAGGCTGATCGAGGACGTCGTCCGCGAGCACGTCGGGACGCGGCGCCGCCACGTCCACATCGCGGACTACACGGGGCTGAAGGGCGCCTCCTTTGAGTCGCGCCGCTTCTTCATCGAGTACATGGGCAAGAGCCGCAATCTGGTCGGCGTCATCTTCTTCGGCGTGTCGCCGACTTTGAAGCTGAGCATCAAGCTCGGCCGGCGGCTCCACCTCATCCACACCAACTTCGAGATCGTCGACACCTTCGACGAGGCGCTGGAGCGCGCCCACCAGCTCCTGCTCGCGGCCCCCGCCGCGGTTCCCGCCGGCCCGACGGCGATCTCCGCCGAGCCGCAGGAGACGGACTGGACCTACGAGCATCAGGGGTTCCGCGTGCGCTGGGAGCTGGTCGAGGACCGGGTGGTGCACGGCGTCGCCTCGGGCACGCTGCGCAGCGAGCACATCGACCCGCTGTTCGCCGTCACCGACCGTGCGGTCGCGCACGCCCAGCGATTCGCCCCCAGCCCGGCGGTCGTCCTCGACATCACCGAGGTCGAGGGGGTCAGCGTCGCGGGGCGCCGCCGCTTCGTCGACGCCCTCCGCGAGTGGCGCGAGAGGAGGGCGCTGTCGCTGTTCGCGGTCTACGGCGCGAACCCACGGCTGAAGGGCGCCATCGCCATCTCACGACCCTTCCTGCCCTTCCCCCTGACCTTGACGCGCGACCTCGAGAGTGCTCTCAAGCTGGTGCCGGAACGGCGCCCGCAGCGGCCGCCCGAGGCGACCGCCCGCGACGAGGAGCGGCGGCCACGCGCGACGCTCAGGGCCACCGAGCAGCACATCGACGACTTCCTGCGCTTCCTCGGCAACATCAACTGGGAGAGGGACGGCGTCGACTGGTGGCAGGACGAGGTCCCGCGGGACCATCCGCTGGGGCCGCTGTTCGACGCCATCACCCTGCTCAAGGCCGACGTCGACCACCTCCTCAGCGAGCGGCGCCGGGCGGAGGAGGCGCTGCGCGAGAGCACCGACCGCTACCGCACGATCCTCGAGAACATCGCCGACGGCTACTACGAGATCGACCCCGAGGGACGGCTCTCGTTCTGCAACGACGCCATGCTCGACATCCTCGGCCTGGAGCGCGACCAGGTCCACCGGCTGAGCCCGACCGTGTTCATGGACTCCGACCGCGCCGACCGCATGGTGGCCGCGTTCAGGCGAGTCTGGGCCACCGGGCAGCCCACCACCGCCCTCGCCTGCGAGCTGAGCCGGCCGGACGGCCGGCGGATCGCGGTCGAGGTCTCGATCTCCCTGGTTCACGATCGGGAGGGGGAGCCGGTCGGCTTCCGCGGCATTGTCCGCGACGTCACCGAGCGCGCCGCGGCCGAGCTCGATCGGGCGCGCCTGGAGTCGCAGCTCCGCCAGGCCCAACGCATGGAGGCGGTGGGGACCCTTGCCGGCGGCATCGCGCACAACTTCAACAACCTGCTCATGGGCATCCAGGGAAACGTGTCGCTGGTCCGCAAGGACATCGATCCCAGGCACCCGCACCACCACCGGCTGGAGACCATCGAGACGCTGGTCAGGGGTGGATCCAAGCTGACCAGGGAGCTGCTCGGGTTCGCCCGTGCCGGGCGCTACGAGGTGCGGGCGATCGACGTCAACGACCTGGTGCGCCAGACGGCCGACACCTTCGCCACGGCCCGCCGCGAGGTCCGGGTCCACCTCGACCTCTCGAAGGAGCTGGTGCGCGTGCGCGCCGACCGCGGCCAGCTCGAGCAGGTGCTGCTCAACCTGTTCATCAACGCCGCCGAGGCCATGCCGGGCGGCGGTGACCTCTACCTCGCCACGCAGACCACCTCCCACCTCGCGCTCCAGGGCCGCCCGTACGCGGTGCGCCCGGGCAGCTACGTCGAGCTCGTGGTGCGCGACACCGGCATCGGCATGACCCCGGAGACCCAGCGCCGCATCTTCGAGCCGTTCTTCACGACCAAGGGGATGAGCGGCGGCACCGGCCTCGGCCTGTCCTCGGTGTACGGCGCGGTCAAGGCCCATGACGGGTACATCGACGTGGTCTCGGCAGCCGGCCTCGGCTCCACCTTCACGGTGTATCTGCCGCTCACCGACGAGGACGCGGTGGCTGCCGAGGACACCCAGGGGGAGATCGTGCTCGGCCGGGGAACGGTCCTGCTGGTCGACGACGATGCGGCGGTGCTCGAAGCGTGCGGGGCGATCCTCGCCCACCTCGAGTACACGCCGCTGCGCGCCGCCTCCGGTCGCGAGGCGGTGGAGATCTTCCGCGAGCGCTGGCAGGAGATCGACCTGGTGATCCTCGACATGGTGCTGCCCGACATCGGCGGCGGCGAGGTCTACGACGCGCTCAGGGCCATCGACCCCGAGGTCAAGGTGCTGCTCGCGAGCGGCTACAGCCTCGGCGGTGCCGCCCAGGCGATTCTCGAGCGCGGCTGCAACGACTTCATCCAGAAGCCGTTCACCATTGGCCAGCTGTCCCAGAAGATCGGTGCCGTGATCGGGGAGTCGGTGCTCGGCTGA